In Chrysemys picta bellii isolate R12L10 chromosome 4, ASM1138683v2, whole genome shotgun sequence, the sequence TGAGTGTCAACCACGCTTGAGAATGAAATGGTTACTTGTTTTCGTTGTCAACATTTAGAATAAAATTCTATCTGAGAGCAATGGTTTTCTTCCCCGGTAGATCCAGAACATCGCCATTGAGAACCAGGAATTTGGTCTGAGTCAGGATGAGCCTAGCAGCCCCTTCTATTATACGTATTTTGATGGGATTTTGGGAATGGCTTATCCTCCCGTAGCCATACCGGGGTACAAGACACTTATGCAGGAGATACTGGAGCAGGGCCAGCTTACTGAACCCATATTCAGTTTCTATTTCTCACggtaagatctctctctctcacccctcctATGTATTTTCGGTCTAaatttccatctctctctctcaccatatATTTACCCCTTAGACTTCTTACTGTCGATCCATCACCCAGACCCCCATGCACATGTATTTTACGCCCCATGCTCCACAGGGCAGAATCTGATCCCTGTCTGATATTTTAACTATTTGTGTTTCCAGGCAACCAACGTATGATTACGGAGGGGAAGTCATCTTGGGCGGCGTTGACATCGAACTGTTCTCTGGCCAGATTACCTGGGTACCTGTTACCCAAGAAGTTTACTGGAAGATTGGTATTGAAGAGTAAGTTTTGTTTGCAACCCCCGCTTTATTAACATGGGAGTGAGTCTTTCCTCCTTATTGTCCATGGGCAGATATTTCCAGCTGCAATTAGTGAAGTCAGCGGCCTTTGGTGAACTCAACTTTTCTGTGCTGGAGGCTGAACAAAGGAGGAATTTTGTCTCATTCTCTAGCTAGCCTAGAGAGATTATTACTTACACAAGGTCTGATCTTGGCCCAGGATAAAGGTTGGGTCTGGATTTCAGTCACTCTCAAAAGACTTTgaatccagggttttggttcaagTAATGCTAAAAGCGCCTATcgtaggccccaattcagcaaagctcttaagctttatttttaaacacgTCTTAAGTCCTGAAGCAGCTACTTAGAGATAGgggcatgcttaagtgctttgctgaagagaGAGGGAGATAAGCAAGCACTGAAAGTGAAGCATGTGCAACCGtcctttgctgaatcggggccagTGACAGTGCTTGACTGTATAGAATACGGGTCACTGAACTGCACGTTACGGAGTATCTGAAGCCTTGTGCTCTTGGCTCAGCCTGCATCAGAGGCATTCTCGTGGCTGGCGTGCACAGTGAAGTCTGTTGGGTTTCCCTCCTTAGGTTCGCTATTGGACAACAGGCGACTGGCTGGTGCAGTCAAGGCTGCCAGGGCATTGTGGACACCGGGACGTTTCTGCTCACCATCCCAGAGCAGTACATGGGGGACTTCCTGCAGGCTgtgggtgctcaggaatccagtGGAGAGGTAGGAGCAACAGGTGCCTTGTCATGCTGCCGAGGACGTCTGTGAGGGATTTTGCAATGCCTGACACGAGGAATCCAAGACACAAGAAGATGAGACTGATGGGCTTTTGGGTGATCATACAAGGGTTCCTAGAGGACCTCAGGGATTTAAACCAGAAGTTTAAAGCTGGTTACAGCATTAACTACATCTGGGGAACAGAAAGTCTCCCCTGAATATGGGGAGAGAGCTTCTGATCTCCCTttccccagtgtaaatcagaagcaaTTGGGCCAGATCATTAGTTGGTGTAAATGGGCATAGCTTTGGAGCGATGTTGACTTACACACCCTGAAGAGCTGTCTCAGTGTAAAGTCAGCATGAGCTCTGAAGCAGGCCAAGTGGGCGTACCATTGCGGGTGGCCACACGTCAGGCAGAAGAGCATGTGTGAGGCTGGTGAATTGCTGCCCATGTAATGGCAGAGTGCTGCAGAGGGGTTTctactagagctgtgtgaataactggtTTTGCAGTTTCTCCAGACAACCAAAAATTTGGGGGAAATATTTGGTTCTGTTCCAAAAATGGTTGTCATTTTTCAGCAGATTGGTAAAGTTCATGTCAGGCCATCAAACCTGGTGTGAGCGTTTCCCTTCATAATCTGTAGCCCCATGGTTAAGGAATGGGAGAGCCCCAGGTCTGAATCGCTGCTCTGGAGCAGGGTCCTGAAATCAGATTTTCTTCTCTCCcagggagtgctctaaccaccagggcCAGGCTATTCTGGGCTGTTACCTGCAAAAATCTAGGCCACtgcgcccagggccggctccagcttttttgctgccccaagcggcgaagcgaaataaataaataaaaaaagataaagccacgatcggcggcacttcagcggcagctctactgcgctgcttcattcttcagtggcaattcagcggcgggtccttcgctccgagagggactgagggacccgccgccaaattgccaccgaagacctggacgtgctgcccctctccattggccgccccaagcacctgcttccttcgctggtgcctggagccggccctgactgcgcCTATATGCTACAAGGGCTCATGGCGTGACCCGGTTAATTTAGGTATCCCCACCTTTTCCCTACCAAGGGCTTAGGGTGTAAAGCACCTACCCTTACTCACGGGGCTCAAGGAAAACCTGGTCAATTGAAGTACCCGCCCTTACCCACGGTGCTCAGGGCCATACGGGTCTGCGGGAGCTTTTCCCAGTGAAGAGCCTTACACAGCTGTGCTCTGAACTTCTATTTATTAGCAACGTACAGAGAACACATATGCCAAGCCAATCTCTTATGCTCGCCACTCCCAATATACAGACAAACTTCACCCAGTCAGGCTTCACTCAGGGGGGTGCCGGTTGATGGCTCTGCACGTCACGGTCGTGCAGAGGGGTCAGAGTTCTAGCTCTGGTTCCCAAAGAGCATTGCTTTTTATTCGCATTACATAGGTAAAACTAGCGACCGCCTTTAACTTCACTAAACCTATAACGTTATTCGATCCCCCTAGGTAGCAAAATGTAACCTGTTGTGCACTGGCACCTATGTTTCCTTCTCCCTGCTCAAATCTTTTTTTGCACTTTATCTTTCATGCCCGAATTGTCACTTATTTATGACCTTCTTTGTTTGTGCAGATGGTCAGCATAAATTCTCTGGTCAGAGCTTATCTGATCTATTTCACCATTTGTTGGAGTCTTTCTGTATCCTCCCTAAAACTTCCCAGCGCCTAGGTGTCTCTACTTTACAGCCCTTGGTGTTATAACTCTTGGTAGGGGCATTCCTGAGGTGGGGATGCCTTAAGCACTGGAGTAATTTTTTCTCAGTTTTAGTGGCTGATCAAGGCTCGTTTAGTATAGGGGTGAGTCAAGTCACAGGCTTACAGGGCTGGGTTGCTCCCAATTGCTTCTGTTGAAGCTTGTTCCCCTTTGTATAAAAGCTTAAATATTTATAGTGCCAAAGAGATTTAAATCGCTCTCTGCCTGATTCTCATGTtgaaatggaacagcttcaacaggagaggctgagagaaacaCACCCCGCAATAGCTTAGTGGGTAGAGCACTCACTTGGCACAGGAGAGATCTGAGGTCAAGTCCGTGCTACTGGGTGGGGATTTGAATGTAAATTTCCCACCACCCAGGAAAGGGCCTTCACCatggggctaaaagttataaagagGGAACACATGTCTGAGCATTGGCACATGGTTTCCTGGCCCTGAAAAACTTTCCACAGCTGAAACTATCAGGTCAAGTTCACGAATAGTTTTGGTccacctgaaactgcatttttcagcaaaatgctTCTCCCAGCTCTAATTTCTACCTCAGCTGGGTGGAACGGTAGATACCATATAGTGGCCATTCTCCTctgttgggagcagcctctgctctaGGTTGTTACTGTCTTAACCCCCTcttgttcttttctttcacaGTACCTGGCTGACTGCAGCAATGTCCAGAACATGCCGACCATCACCTTCATCATCAACGGATCCCAGTTCCCGCTGCCCCCCTCCGTCTACATCCTCAACGTATGTATTACTTTAAAGGCAAACCCAACTTCTATCTTACAGTGACAATGAACCATGCATGGTTTCCCAATAGGGAGTCAGAGCTTCTGTGCAAAGGCAGAGACCTTTCCCCCTTCACCCCACCACACTGCAGCTCTGTTTGCCTGTCATTTCTAACAGCACTTAAAAAACGATGGGGTGTTTGCATTCCAACAATGCGAGCTTAtgggggcctgctcctgctcccatcaaAACCATTGCGAAGCTCCTAAAAATTCCACTGGCACTATAGAGTGCAGCCTACACAGCCCTAGAAACGTGTctatctttttttccctcttacagAACAATGGCTACTGCAGAGTTGCGGTTGAGACCACTTATGTATCTTCTCAGAATGAGCAACCAATCTGGATCCTGGGTAACATCTTCCTTAGGGAATATTATTCTGTCTTTGATATGGCTAACAACAGAGTAGGCTTTGCCCCATCAGCCTAGCCAAACCAGGCCTCACCAGAACCGGATGAAGACATTCCCTTTCCTGTCTAAATCTTCTCTCCTGGACACTGTTGGAATCAGGCTGAGTTCATATGGACAAATTGAATCATTCTTAATGTACCTTGCATATAGCCGTAGCTTGCTTTTGGCTTGTGGGTAACAATCAGTGCTCTCTAAATGTATTATTGCGAATAAACTGTAAAGAGTCAAATTCCTTTTCGTTGAGTGAAGATTGAGCCCAGCTGTTTGTTTGTGGTATCACAACCTTATCATCACACACCAATTGCTACTCGGGTATAAAGGAGGAAATTAACCTCTCAGTGATCCATTTCTGCCCCAATTTCAAAACAGCTAAGCacttagcagctcccattgaaaacaatggattAAATCCCCCCTTTTGTTCCTATTAGGAAATCTTCTGCAGCACAGAATGACCTTTCTTTGCACAGCTGTAATGGCGATGCCGATTCTTGACTAGCTGGCAAGGGGATGTGGGCAGCTTCATTCCCTGATGTTTGCAATAGGCTTTGAGATTCTTGGCATGGGGATAGTAGGCCAAAATGTGGTTGCTGTGAAGGAGGTAAAGATCCTGTTTGCGCTCTGTATTTACACGCTATTACCATCGCATAGATGTCCTGAGGCTCTGGCTCTGTTCCTATCCAAGACTaccctaaccagtggaatagtaCGTGGTAGGGCTCTCAAtcgattaaaaaaattgattgcGATTAGTCACgcaattaaaacaattaatcgtgctgttaaacaataacagaataccatatatgtaaatatttttggatgttttctacattttcaaatatacctctaccccgatataacgtgacccgatataacacgaatttgggtATAACCCGGTAAAGCAGAGGGGTgttccgggccctttaaagcgccgtcCGAGCCcctctgctttaccgcgttatatccgaattcgtgtggagccccgggccctttaaatcaccacccgaaCCCCACTGCCGGAGCTCCGGTGGTGATGTAAAGGGTcccgggctccctgcagcggctggagcaccgggtccTTTAAATCATCGCCGGGgaagccagtccagtccggcacggtgtactggcgcttgccggtacgccgtacctgaccgtaccggcttactttaaCCTCTGGATacaatgtggtttcacctataatgcggtgagattttttggcttcagaggaccgtgttatatcggggtagaggtgtatattgatttcaattacaacacagaatacaaagtgtacagtgttcactttatatttattttttattacaaatacttgcactgtaaaaaacaaaagaaatagtatttttcaattcacctaatactaGTACTGTGGTGcaaactctttatcatgaaaattgaacttacaaatatagaattatgtacaaaaaaataactgcattcaaaaacaaaagaatgtaaaactttagagcctacaagtccactaagtcctacttctcgttcagccaatcgctcagagaaacaagtttgtttacatttgcagaagataatgctgcccgtttcttgtttacaatatcacctgaaagtaagaacaggcattcacatggcactgttgtagccagcgtcgcaagacatttacatgtcagatgcgctaaagcaggggtggccaacctgtggctccggagccacatgcggcttttcagaatatgcggctccttatataggcaccaactccggggctggagctactggcaccaactttccaatgtgccgggggtgctcactgctcaacccctggctctgccacaggccctgccctccactcctttccgccccctcccctcagcctgcagtgccctcactcccctccagagcctcctgcatgccacgaaacagttGATCAGGAGATGCAGAGAGGGAgcaggaggtgctgatcggcggggctgctggtgggcaggaggcactgggagtggggtgggggagctgatggggggctgctgacgtattactgtgacTCTTTGGCAATAACAATataacaataaaaacaataataacaatataaagtgagcactgtacactttgtattctgtgttgtaattgaaatcaatatctttgaaaatgtagaaaaacatccaaattttttaaatcaaattcaattggtattctgttgtttcacaatgcgattaaaactctgattaatcgtgattaatttttttgagttaatcatgtgagttaactgcgattaatcaacagccctagtacaTGGAGTTCCTGATTTCCCATGACTGCGCTTAAGTAGCTTTAGTTTTGCGTAAGGCTGGTTACTGTTTCACATGCTGCCAGTGCAGAACCTAATACGGAAACACAAGCTCAGCCTTAAAGAGGTGACGGACTAGGAAAGGAAACAGACAGCAGCTGTGCaaaccctgctcccactgaagtctctgGGAGTTccgccattgacttcagggggatcagggggtggaggtgcagcACAGGCCGGCAGAAGAGCTGCCAGGATGACTGAGGACTCAGGGTGGATGGGGGTTCTCTCATGTGATGCAGCTGAGGCGTGTGGGGAGCTGTCCACTGAAACTCCTCGCTCGCTAATGCTGCGTTTGCAAATCGGCCTTGGGCTACCACTGGAGAAGGGGAATCTGGGCAGGAGAGCGTGAGAGAGATTAGATACTACAGTCCACAGCATAGTTCAGTTTGTGTCTAAAGCATGTTGTCGCTTTGTGTGCTACTGGAAGATGctctgatactatggtgatgagcacgaTATAAGAATCTATGTAGACTAGACTAGAATTTCCAGGAAGATGCAATGCAGCCCTTccagcattgtgtgtgtgtgtgtgttactatGTCTGTGGGTCCATTGGATGAGACTTTATAATCCACAGTTATTGGATTCCAGAGCACTTTTGTAAGGTTAAGGATTTACCCTGGAGAACttgcttattattatttaatatttatattatggtagcagctAGAGACCTCAATTGAAACTGAGGtcttattgtgctaggtgctgtacggacATATAAGAGACAGTCCCAAAGAGCTGACCAGCTAAATAcacaaagagtgggaggggaaactgaggcacggtgattTCTACAGCAGGTCAGCAGCGGAGCTGTGGCAATaatgcaggtctcctgagtcccggtGCACTAGCCACTGCCTCTTGGTCAAAATATCCTCTCTCCTCATGGTTGTGTATTGTGTTCTGTGCTAATTAGCTGCTGCCAtacaccccagaagcagctgcattctAGTAGTGCTTTGGTAGTCTATCTATAAATGTTGATTTCCCAGCCCACTCTTCTTCGGCCCATTTTGTCTGAGGGAAAGGAAGCACACAGTGACCTCAAAGCCTGAGGGCTTGAATGCAAACGATCAGCATAAAGGACCCAAAGAGTCAAATCCTGCTTTCATTTAAACTGGCATAAAACCAGCAAGATTCCAGTGATGTTAGTGGGGTTCCTTTACTCACAATTTTCACAGATGCAAGAAAGCCCAATTTGGCCCCATCATTTTACCACTGAGAAATGTCCCTGGCCTCTATATTTGGCACAAGGAAGATCATGAAAAGCTTTTAGATGTAGTCATGTGCCAGGGCAAGGACTGTGAGCTGGGGtactttgtttcagtttccaaTGCCCCTCATTTCAGATCCAACTGTTTGCCACCAGGAAGCACCTTGGCCTGTTGTGGTGGCATGCTGAGGAGCATGTGTTGCTATGGCAGAATCTATAGGGAGCAGTGAGTTGGAAACGTCCTTGTCTGAAGGCTAGGAAAGGAAAGTGCTTCATAAACTAGCCAGAGGGCATGAATGTGCCAAAGCAAAACTGAGAGAGAATGCTAATGTTGCCCCAGATTTGTGGGGGAGCTGTGTACCCCAGATTTTGGTCACGCTAATTGCAACCATGTTGTGTGCATTCAGCCAGCATGAATTAATAAAACagaacaccacatagttaagggtAATTTGAAGAAGCAGAGCTCCTGGAAGCAAGGTCAAAGTTACCTGTAGGTTTGCAGTTTCTGCTAATTAGAATGGGAGGCGAGGAGAAAAGAGTCAACATATtgagactgaaagaaaataagtggatGAAAACCTTGAATTTGGACGCCTTTGAGAGAGAAGCTTATTATGACTAAGATTGTTAGGAATGTTTGTTGATAAGTAGTTTACTGAAGTTAGGAGAGGTGATGATCcggtagagcaggggttctcaaactgggggtcaggacccttcagggggtcgtgaggttattacatggggggtcgcgagcttcagcctccaccccaagccccgctttgcctccagcatttataatgtgttaaatatattttaaagtgtttttaatgtataagggggatcgcactcagaggtttgctttgtgaaaggggtcatcagtaaaaaagtttgagagccactcaCTGTGTGTTTTGTAAAGTTATAAAAAGACTAGATAATAGAGCGTACTTTGGAGCAGTTCTCTGAAGCTATCCTATTAGACTCTTTCCTGACACCTTACTCCCCAGTGAGGAAGCAACCAGCCATCCTCATattccaaaccagtcacattgaaataatgTGGCactgggctgttaggaagacgatcctgtcctgatagtgcccatcaccagcagataaagaaagagatcttaagatggttaaagaaaacttagtttgatagcatcctgtcaggcaagaaatcacttatcaatggttgtggttgtgaaaccctaatttctgtattgttttatttttatggcccccacttttctattgttaatctgtctggttctctaattgtttctgtctgccatataattaattttgctgggtatAAGTTAATTAGGATAGTGGGATATAATTGATTaaagaattatgttacaatatcaacaaggaatccggtggcaccttgaagactaacagatttatttgggcgtaagctttcgtgggtaaaaaacctcacttcttcagatgcatggaa encodes:
- the LOC101944509 gene encoding pepsin B-like translates to MKWLILTLVCLQLSEGLVKVTLKKGKSMREVMKEKGVLEDFLKHHKVDPARKYHFNNYNVVDVPIANYLDSFYFGEISIGTPPQNFLVLFDTGSSNLWVPSTYCQTEACSNHARFNPNQSSTFSNIGETYTLDYGFGDVTVVLGYDTVTIQNIAIENQEFGLSQDEPSSPFYYTYFDGILGMAYPPVAIPGYKTLMQEILEQGQLTEPIFSFYFSRQPTYDYGGEVILGGVDIELFSGQITWVPVTQEVYWKIGIEEFAIGQQATGWCSQGCQGIVDTGTFLLTIPEQYMGDFLQAVGAQESSGEYLADCSNVQNMPTITFIINGSQFPLPPSVYILNNNGYCRVAVETTYVSSQNEQPIWILGNIFLREYYSVFDMANNRVGFAPSA